DNA from Algisphaera agarilytica:
CAGCGATGCCGTGGTGATGCCCACCGACTTCTACACCACCTTCGCCAGCCTCGGCAGCGCGACCCTGCCGACGTCCCAAGCCTTCGACGGCGAAGACCTCTCGGGTGTGTTTGCCGATAGCAGTGTCACCCCCGACCGTGACAACGTGTACTGGCACATGCCCGGCTACTCCCAGTCCGGCCGACAACGCCCGCAGAGCGTCACCCGCTCGGGCGATTGGAAGCTGCTCTACAACTACGAAGACCAGTCCTACGAGCTCTACAACCTGGCCACCGACCTCGGCGAGACGAACAACCTCGCCGAGGACGAAGCGTTCGCCCATATCCTCGCCGATCTGGGAGGCGACCTGCTGCAGTGGCTCGACGACACTGACGCCCCGCTCGCCACCCTGCGTAGCGGCCTGCTTGAGATCATGATCGACGGCCAGGCCTACGCCAACGGAGTTATCACCGAGTACGACCAAGAGATCGTCACCATCGCCGCAGGCGAAGAGGTGCCCTTCGTGCTGAATACCAACGTGATCCCCGAACCCGCCAGCGCGGCATGCCTAAGCCTGTTGGCGGGCCTGGGGCTGTCGCGTCCGACACGTCGCCGCACGTCGGACCACTAATCGCAGCGCGAAACTTGATCGATCCAGACACAATTCATGGATCGCCTGACGGTATATTGGGTGGATCACCGCGTCTCGCTTCGTGTGTCCTGCCCCCTACCCGAGATCAATGAATGAGTGTTCGCCGCTGGCTTGCTGTGCTGGGTTGTGTGTTGATGGCTGCAGCGGCGAGCGGGGAGAACGCCCAGCGTCCCAATATCGTGCTGATCATGGCGGACGACCTCGGCTACGGGGACACGGGGTTTAACGGCAACACGCTGATCCAGACCCCACACCTCGATGCGTTGGCCGCGGAAGGGGTGACACTCACGCATTTCTATTCGGGCAACTCGGTCTGCTCCCCGACGCGGGCAACGGCGTTGACCGGGCGGCATCACGACCGCATGGGTATCTGGAACGCCAACGTCGGGCACCTGCCCAAACAAGAAGTCACGCTGGCGCAGATACTCAAAGCCAAAGGGTATGCAACGGGACACTTCGGGAAGTGGCATCTGGGGACACTCAGCCGAACAATGTCGTCGAAGGGCGAACGCCGGAAACCCGCCTTGAACTACGCCCCGCCGTGGGAGCGGGATTACGACGCGTCGTTTGTCACCGAATCGGCGGTCCAGCTCTGGGACCCGGGGCTGGGCAAGCGATCGACCAATAACCCGTTTTTCGAGAACGGCGTGGCGCTGGACGGCGACGACCCGAGCCTGCGCGGCGGGGCGTCGCGGGTGGTGGTGGATCGTATGGTGCCGTTTGTGGAGACGAGCGTAGAAGCGGACACGCCGTTCTTCGCGGTGTGCTGGTTCCATGCGCCGCATACCGATGTGATCGCCGGGCCCGAGTATCTGGCGATGTATCCCCGGCACGGCGAGGCGGCACACTACTACGGCTGCGTCACCGAGATGGACGACCAGGTGGGCAGAATCGTGAAGCTGCTCAAAGACCGTGGCGTGTTCGACAGCACGCTTATCTTTTTCTGCTCGGACAACGGACCGGAGGGCAAGCAACCCGGCGGCCGCAACATGGGCGAGACCGCGGGCTACCGT
Protein-coding regions in this window:
- a CDS encoding sulfatase family protein translates to MSVRRWLAVLGCVLMAAAASGENAQRPNIVLIMADDLGYGDTGFNGNTLIQTPHLDALAAEGVTLTHFYSGNSVCSPTRATALTGRHHDRMGIWNANVGHLPKQEVTLAQILKAKGYATGHFGKWHLGTLSRTMSSKGERRKPALNYAPPWERDYDASFVTESAVQLWDPGLGKRSTNNPFFENGVALDGDDPSLRGGASRVVVDRMVPFVETSVEADTPFFAVCWFHAPHTDVIAGPEYLAMYPRHGEAAHYYGCVTEMDDQVGRIVKLLKDRGVFDSTLIFFCSDNGPEGKQPGGRNMGETAGYRGRKRALYDGGVRVPAFAVWPGMIESGTKSDAVLSTLDYFPTVQNIVGYTMSDDRPLDGEDVLDILTGDRDQRTTPLVFRYRGKFSSWIDGPYKLVMPAGELYDMENDPFETTDVSAEMPKKTEAMTQALAERFESIRASHAGADYGDAGFEPVDPWRPLQLQPKESP